Within the Pseudorasbora parva isolate DD20220531a chromosome 20, ASM2467924v1, whole genome shotgun sequence genome, the region ATGATGGATGGAGAAGCGATGGAtagttggtctgattggttgaagcactatccaattgcatagaGAGTTATTTGAACTATTcctgttgatcatgcctctttgtggtttgattggttgaaggactatccaatttcgtacagtcatttgaactatgccagttgatcatgcctcttgcagtagaaaatacagagcagactttCCAGACCAAtattcaatcttaaattgagcttggtctggtgatagccagacagtTGGGAATTTCATATTCAACAACATTATTGATCTGCCTGCATTCACACCCTTGTATGAGAACGGAACTGTGCTGGACGATGACATCACTATTTCCCAGATGACATGGTTTTCACTAGAGCGGCTATATagataaattaattataaataaaattctaTCACTGAATTGATTTATGCTCAAaaggtaattgtttctcatgtggacgcccataaaaatacatttgcatgccacccaagggggtaatctagcgctcggaaagcgttccacccctaggggctgccattgctaaccaagccatcacctgctgttagcatcccattgactcccattcatttttgagtcactttgacagtgaataactttacatctgaggcgtttaaagactccatttgtccattgtttatttctaaagaaacacgacaatgtataaaaggctccattgccttgtatcttacactatcgccccgcagaagctgtttttgtaaaaataggctaacgattgcgtcataaccaacgcgaccctgtcgcacagttgagaaattaccgtatagacctgaggagacgctcgcaggcaatcttttactgtctatgagacagtcggggggacgtggagacataaagtctgataaagtcaagggagaagaatggagagaagcccatgagccaaaagcaacgggagaaaatatttaaacaacgtgattcagctttcactttccacatctactagaagactcacagctgtcagacaggaggctcacgtcacatctacgtcgtcaagctcagtctgagcctgcgcagttcgctcagccatcaggaaatgagtgcccctaggttgacttcattctttcgccgtagacgtcaatgggaacgctctgtccatttcttttactgtctatgatgcCACCTCAGGCAGGAAAtggctcatttcaaatgtttacatgtttttcttctctttctcttttgagcggtgatgaaagatcattcttgtaaatactttccagcatttcaaTAATGAAAAAGTGTGGGCTACAGAGCTTTAAAATGCATCTGAATTACAGCGAAGCACAACGATATGGTGCTCCGCAGGGGTCAAAGAGGATAAACAGTTAATTCTGAAGCAATctcttcttgaaaactcagaagTGGATTCAGGCGGTAATTAAATCACCACACAACCCTGGTGTTTGTCTAAAATTCGGCTGAGAAATTTTATGcaggtggtgggagaaaaaatCAGATATTCTGGATTCGAACGGCAATAAAATCCctgactagcccctgtaaattatgaaaataccccATGAGAAACAATAACTGTCCGATTAGGGCTTATGCCACTATTTTCTTCTAGATTTGCTGTACAGTCGAAACAAACTTTGTTGCATTGTTTTCcttttatcactgtaaagcagctttgaacaatctgtattgtagaAAAAGCTATATGAATAAAGGGGACTTGACTGGAGAGGTGTTCTATagaaaaaataattaacaatattTGTGAGAGATTCTGAAATTACAGAAAACTTTGTCTGTATAGGATTTTCACACGTTGTTGGTTTTGatgatttaaatgtttaaatgtttatttgtctGTTGCTGTGGGCCATTACACTGAGGATAACTTGTATTTTTCTCCTTTGTCCTTAGACCTGATGCCACTAAAAAAGGAGAGTGAAGTACTGAATGAAATCGAAGAGAAGGTTAAAACTGAGAAACATCATGATTTCATCAGTGGAGAAACATCTTGCTCACAGACTGTAAATAATTCCTTACGAAACAGAACTCAGAAGACAGCAACTAAAAGTTATTTCTCCTGCTttgagtgtggaaagagtttcagtcaACATGGCGACCTTAAAGTCCACATGGGAATTCACAATGGAGAGAGCCCTTTCACCTGCCAAACATGTGGAAAAGGTTTCACTGAAAAAGGAAGTCTTAAAaggcacatgagaattcacactggagagaagccttactcCTGCCAACAATGTGGAAGAAGTTTTACTCAAAAAGGAAGTCTTAACaggcacatgagaattcactcagaagagaagccttacacctgcaaACTGTGTGGAAATAGCTTTAAAGCAGAATTAAACCTTAGGTATCACATGAgaatccacactggagagaagccttacacatgtgatcagtgtggaaagagtttcagatGTAAAGTAACTCTTAATTGCCACATGAGGATGCACTCAAGAAAGAACTGTTTTAtatgtcagcagtgtggaatGAATTTCCCAGATAAGCAATGCCTTAACATGCATGTAAAAACAACTCATGCCGGagaaaaaacttttaaatgtgACCAGTGTAAAAGAAGTTTCCAATTCAGTAAATGCCTTAAGactcacatgagaattcacactggagagaagccttacacatgCCATCAGTGCGGAGAGAGTTTCACATATAAAGCAACCCTTGATtcccacatgagaattcacactggagtgAGCCCTTACACCTGCAAACTGTGTAAAAAGAGCTTTTCACACAATGGAAATCTAAAGactcacatgagaattcacgCTGGAGAGAAGCAGTTCATATGTGTTCAATGTGGAAAATGTTTCACACGTAAAGAATCCCTTGATTATCACATGAGGATTCACTCAAGAGAAGACTGTTTTGTGTGTAATCAGTGTGGAAGGAGTTTCCCAAACAGGAACAACCTTAGGAGGCACGTTAAAACACATGTTGGAGAACATCCTTTGATGTGCCATCACTGTGGAAAGAATTTTACACATAAAGGAAATCTGAAGactcacatgagagttcacactggagagaagcctttcacaTGCCATtactgtggaaagagtttcaggcATAAAGTAAGCCTCCAAACTCATATGAgacttcacactggagagaagcctttcatgTGCCATcactgtggaaagagttttacaCATAATGTAAGCCTCAAAACTCACATGAGAGTCCACATTGGAGGGAGTTTCACATATCAAAGAGACCTGAAACGTCATTCGCAAACTCATTCTGTAAAGAAATTACAGCGTTCTGAGTGTGACAAAATGAGCAATTTGAAAAATCACTCGAGCATTCACTCTGGAAGAAGGAGATTTAATTGTGATCagtgtaataaaacatttattttgccatCACACTTACAGATGCACTTAAAAACACATGCGGATGTAAGACCCTATTTGTGTTCCacgtgtggaaagagttttaaaTGGCTCAGCAATTTAAAATGGCACCAGAAAACACGTATCTGTGTAAAAATTAAGGCTACGTTCACACCGTAGCTGAATGTGGGCCAATTCTTTGGCTTGAATATGATTTTGTGAGACTGTTCACATGCTCTGTGGTGGGACGAGCGAGACAGAGTGGGTGTGGCATCAGGCCTCCGAAAAGgcatttatttaacataaaagaaaaaatgtcCAAATTAACAGGGAATATGGTGCCCTCACTTTGCTGGGGAATTGTAAAGGAGGGGGTGTTCAGTCAGGGTTGATCCAGTTAAGAGGACGGGGTCGGCGGGCTGTTAGCGGTGACACGTGGTTCTAATCCAGACTTGGGTCTGACAACTCGAGCACTCACGGCAGTCTCTTTCCCTTCTGGTGTCCAGTGGGTCAAGGAAGGTAGTGTGGAAGATTCCTGTGCGGCGAAGTGCTCAAGTCACCAGATGGGATGCACACGTTTTGCCACTTTTGGCTAGGATGTCAGGCTGCCATTTCCCCCTCACACACTGTAGCCCCAGGGATAAATAAATGCCCCTGAGACCTGCGCCACACACCGTGTCTGCCACTTTTTTAATGTCTTTTATTTGCATGcttcaatttttattttgaccTTCAGgctgtttcttttcttttctgagGTACATATGAAGTCGTGGCCACACCTGATAATTTCCTTTGCTATAGTGTATGGTAGATGCCTAATTGTGATTGTATAGAGGTATGTCTTAAAGGGggagtgaaacactcagtttcagtcaatctcatgtcaatcttgagtacctatagagtagtattgcatccttcatatctccgaaaagtctttagttttatcatatttataaaagaaatatgggctgtaccgagtctttccggaaaaaaccgagcgcctggaggcgtatcgtgtgggcggagctaaagaatgacaagcgcgcaaagcggtgacgtcctcaagcgtggagaaaccggagaaacccatctatctcagctaatacagataatgatacacaatcaaatctgagggagaaataaattgaacaggagaaacggcaacatcaggatgtccgtctctgtggtatgtactgtatttaggggcctttgtgtgcagtttatgaggacatgattcggtttatggactattgtatgtgactagaccttagaggtagcaagcaaaacggttttgcacgtcagagtcagaatagtgtaacgttatacagaacaacaatggagtaaccgttagtgcatttgaatgacgaagcacgcg harbors:
- the LOC137049482 gene encoding zinc finger protein 160-like codes for the protein MAFIKEECEDIKIEEVFSLKQEVAEEQTDLMPLKKESEVLNEIEEKVKTEKHHDFISGETSCSQTVNNSLRNRTQKTATKSYFSCFECGKSFSQHGDLKVHMGIHNGESPFTCQTCGKGFTEKGSLKRHMRIHTGEKPYSCQQCGRSFTQKGSLNRHMRIHSEEKPYTCKLCGNSFKAELNLRYHMRIHTGEKPYTCDQCGKSFRCKVTLNCHMRMHSRKNCFICQQCGMNFPDKQCLNMHVKTTHAGEKTFKCDQCKRSFQFSKCLKTHMRIHTGEKPYTCHQCGESFTYKATLDSHMRIHTGVSPYTCKLCKKSFSHNGNLKTHMRIHAGEKQFICVQCGKCFTRKESLDYHMRIHSREDCFVCNQCGRSFPNRNNLRRHVKTHVGEHPLMCHHCGKNFTHKGNLKTHMRVHTGEKPFTCHYCGKSFRHKVSLQTHMRLHTGEKPFMCHHCGKSFTHNVSLKTHMRVHIGGSFTYQRDLKRHSQTHSVKKLQRSECDKMSNLKNHSSIHSGRRRFNCDQCNKTFILPSHLQMHLKTHADVRPYLCSTCGKSFKWLSNLKWHQKTRICVKIKATFTP